One part of the Bdellovibrio sp. KM01 genome encodes these proteins:
- a CDS encoding BolA family transcriptional regulator, with amino-acid sequence MNREARIFDFLTKALAPSVLEIENESHMHSGPASESHYKVLIVSAAFEGKSRVDRQRSVNDALKPEFSAGLHALTQKALTPAEFEVQKDALNFISPECRGGSKRLPK; translated from the coding sequence GTGAATCGCGAAGCACGTATTTTCGATTTTTTGACAAAGGCCCTTGCCCCTTCGGTTCTAGAAATCGAAAACGAAAGTCATATGCACTCCGGTCCCGCGAGTGAATCGCATTATAAAGTTTTGATCGTCTCGGCTGCCTTCGAGGGAAAATCTCGTGTGGATCGTCAACGGAGTGTCAATGATGCTTTGAAACCTGAGTTTAGTGCGGGTTTGCATGCACTCACACAGAAAGCCCTGACTCCTGCGGAGTTCGAAGTGCAAAAAGACGCGCTTAATTTTATTTCTCCTGAGTGTCGCGGTGGTTCCAAAAGACTTCCCAAGTAG
- a CDS encoding ABC transporter substrate-binding protein, translating to MKFIFLFLVFFSLSSPARELLRVAAVQGPPHVVNAEANPPQGSGPDFMVKYIFPELKKKFKINVVWKSSPFKRELRDLENNQIDVLFFIVKTPEREKIFDYSAEPFISEHAGIIVHKDFHKGKNSASMSDFAGKTVGLMAGASMPPEFKQYKIKTITLSGVDLGERLSNLVETNRIDGVFVHLSSVTREMVETNKYPNLKSIEITDIPMYKVYVAFSKKLSPEIKNEIDSLLKANRKYYRAKN from the coding sequence ATGAAATTTATTTTTCTGTTTCTGGTTTTTTTCAGTCTGTCATCCCCAGCGCGAGAACTGCTAAGAGTGGCTGCAGTTCAGGGGCCGCCTCATGTGGTGAATGCGGAGGCGAATCCTCCACAAGGATCAGGCCCGGATTTCATGGTTAAATATATTTTTCCGGAGTTAAAAAAGAAGTTCAAAATCAATGTGGTGTGGAAAAGTTCTCCTTTTAAAAGAGAACTCCGCGATTTGGAAAACAATCAAATCGATGTTTTGTTTTTTATCGTCAAGACTCCAGAGCGAGAAAAGATTTTTGATTATTCAGCAGAACCATTCATTTCTGAGCACGCTGGAATCATCGTACATAAAGATTTTCATAAAGGTAAAAACTCTGCGTCGATGAGTGATTTCGCCGGTAAGACGGTGGGCCTGATGGCCGGGGCTTCAATGCCCCCAGAATTTAAACAATATAAAATAAAGACGATCACATTATCGGGAGTTGATCTCGGGGAGCGTCTTTCAAATCTAGTGGAAACGAATCGAATCGATGGCGTTTTTGTTCATCTTTCGTCGGTGACTCGGGAAATGGTTGAAACAAACAAGTACCCTAACTTAAAGAGTATCGAAATCACGGATATCCCTATGTACAAAGTGTACGTTGCTTTTAGTAAAAAGCTTTCCCCTGAAATCAAAAATGAAATTGATAGCC